The DNA segment AACCCTGTTGCGAAATGGATTCTGATCGCCAATATGTTATTTGGTCGTCTTGAAGTCTTTACTTTGCTGGTACTTTTTACCCCTACCTTCTGGCGTGAATAATGGAGTAACACGTGAAAACATTGATTCTTTTTTCTACCCGGGACGGACAAACGCGCGAGATAGCTTCTTATCTGGCCTCGGAATTAAAGGAGTTGGGGATCTGGGCGGATGTGATTAATCTCCATCGTACTGAAGAGCTGGACTGGCAAAGTTACGATCGCGTGGTGATTGGCGCCTCTATTCGTTATGGTCATTACCATGCCGCTTTCCAGGAGTTTGTGAAGAAACACGCTACGCGCCTGAACGCGATGCCGAGTGCGTTTTATTCCGTTAACCTGGTCGCGCGTAAACCTGAAAAGCGCACACCGCAGACCAACAGCTACGCGCGCAAGTTTCTGATGAGTGCGCAGTGGCGACCCGATCTTTGCGCCGTTATTGCAGGCGCGCTTCGTTACCCTCGTTACCGCTGGTATGACCGTCTGATGATTAAGCTCATTATGAAGATGTCTGGCGGTGAAACGGATACGAGTAAAGAAGTGGTCTATACCGACTGGGAACAAGTGGCGAATTTTGCCCGCGACATCGCCCAATTAACCAACAAATCGTTGGCAAAATAAACGTAAAGAATAAAAAACACGCAGTCGGAAAATAATTTTAAATTTCCCCTTGTCAGGCCGGAATAACTCCCTATAATGCGCCTCCACTGACACGGAACAACGGCACACAGGCCGCCGGGTCAGCGGGGTTCAGCGATGAACGCCGGCAGAGAAAAGTGAAAATAAGCACTTGACTCTGAATGAGGAAAACGTATTATACGTCACCTCGCAACGGTGAGCTGAAAGCCGCGTTGCAACTGCTCTTTAACAATTTATCAGACAATCTGTGTGGGCACTCAAAGTGACATGGATTCTTAATGTCTTCGGACAATAAATGAATACCAAGTCTCTGAGTGAACACGTAATTCATTACGAAGTTTAATTCACGAGCATCAAACTTAAATTGAAGAGTTTGATCATGGCTCAGATTGAACGCTGGCGGCAGGCCTAACACATGCAAGTCGAACGGTAACAGGAAGCAGCTTGCTGCTTTGCTGACGAGTGGCGGACGGGTGAGTAATGTCTGGGAAACTGCCTGATGGAGGGGGATAACTACTGGAAACGGTAGCTAATACCGCATAACGTCGCAAGACCAAAGAGGGGGACCTTCGGGCCTCTTGCCATCAGATGTGCCCAGATGGGATTAGCTTGTTGGTGGGGTAACGGCTCACCAAGGCGACGATCCCTAGCTGGTCTGAGAGGATGACCAGCCACACTGGAACTGAGACACGGTCCAGACTCCTACGGGAGGCAGCAGTGGGGAATATTGCACAATGGGCGCAAGCCTGATGCAGCCATGCCGCGTGTATGAAGAAGGCCTTCGGGTTGTAAAGTACTTTCAGCGGGGAGGAAGGTGTTGTGGTTAATAACCACAGCAATTGACGTTACCCGCAGAAGAAGCACCGGCTAACTCCGTGCCAGCAGCCGCGGTAATACGGAGGGTGCAAGCGTTAATCGGAATTACTGGGCGTAAAGCGCACGCAGGCGGTCTGTTAAGTCAGATGTGAAATCCCCGGGCTCAACCTGGGAACTGCATCTGATACTGGCAGGCTTGAGTCTCGTAGAGGGGGGTAGAATTCCAGGTGTAGCGGTGAAATGCGTAGAGATCTGGAGGAATACCGGTGGCGAAGGCGGCCCCCTGGACGAAGACTGACGCTCAGGTGCGAAAGCGTGGGGAGCAAACAGGATTAGATACCCTGGTAGTCCACGCCGTAAACGATGTCGACTTGGAGGTTGTGCCCTTGAGGCGTGGCTTCCGGAGCTAACGCGTTAAGTCGACCGCCTGGGGAGTACGGCCGCAAGGTTAAAACTCAAATGAATTGACGGGGGCCCGCACAAGCGGTGGAGCATGTGGTTTAATTCGATGCAACGCGAAGAACCTTACCTGGTCTTGACATCCACGGAAGTTTTCAGAGATGAGAATGTGCCTTCGGGAACCGTGAGACAGGTGCTGCATGGCTGTCGTCAGCTCGTGTTGTGAAATGTTGGGTTAAGTCCCGCAACGAGCGCAACCCTTATCCTTTGTTGCCAGCGGTTAGGCCGGGAACTCAAAGGAGACTGCCAGTGATAAACTGGAGGAAGGTGGGGATGACGTCAAGTCATCATGGCCCTTACGACCAGGGCTACACACGTGCTACAATGGCATATACAAAGAGAAGCGACCTCGCGAGAGCAAGCGGACCTCATAAAGTATGTCGTAGTCCGGATTGGAGTCTGCAACTCGACTCCATGAAGTCGGAATCGCTAGTAATCGTGGATCAGAATGCCACGGTGAATACGTTCCCGGGCCTTGTACACACCGCCCGTCACACCATGGGAGTGGGTTGCAAAAGAAGTAGGTAGCTTAACCTTCGGGAGGGCGCTTACCACTTTGTGATTCATGACTGGGGTGAAGTCGTAACAAGGTAACCGTAGGGGAACCTGCGGTTGGATCACCTCCTTACCTGAAAGAACCTGCCTTTGCAGTGCCCACACAGATTGTCTGATGAAAAGAAAGAAGCAAGGCGTCTTGCGATTGAGACTTCAGTGTCCCCTTCGTCTAGAGGCCCAGGACACCGCCCTTTCACGGCGGTAACAGGGGTTCGAATCCCCTAGGGGACGCCACTTGCTGGTTCGTGAGTGAAAGTCACCTGCCTTAATATCTCAAAACTCATCTTCGGGTGACGTTTGAGATATTTGCTCTTTAAAAATCTGGATCAAGCTGAAAATTGAAACGACACACGTAAAGTGTGTATGAGTCTCTCAAATTTTCGCAACACGAAGTGTTTCACGAAACATCTTCGGGTTGTGAGGTTAAGCGACCAAGCGTACACGGTGGATGCCCTGGCAGTCAGAGGCGATGAAGGACGTGCTAATCTGCGAAAAGCGCCGGCGAGGTGATATGAACCCTTGACCCGGCGATGTCCGAATGGGGAAACCCAGTGTGATTCGTCACACTATCGTTAGCTGAATACATAGGCTAACGAGGCGAACCGGGGGAACTGAAACATCTAAGTACCCCGAGGAAAAGAAATCAACCGAGATTCCCCCAGTAGCGGCGAGCGAACGGGGAGGAGCCCAGAGCCTGAATCAGCTTGTGTGTTAGTGGAAGCGTCTGGAAAGTCGCACGGTACAGGGTGAAAGTCCCGTACACGAAAACGCACAGGCTGTGAGCTCGATGAGTAGGGCGGGACACGTGGTATCCTGTCTGAATATGGGGGGACCATCCTCCAAGGCTAAATACTCCTGACTGACCGATAGTGAACCAGTACCGTGAGGGAAAGGCGAAAAGAACCCCGGCGAGGGGAGTGAAAAAGAACCTGAAACCGTGTACGTACAAGCAGTGGGAGCCTCTTTATGGGGTGACTGCGTACCTTTTGTATAATGGGTCAGCGACTTATATTCTGTAGCAAGGTTAACCGAATAGGGGAGCCGAAGGGAAACCGAGTCTTAACTGGGCGTTAAGTTGCAGGGTATAGACCCGAAACCCGGTGATCTAGCCATGGGCAGGTTGAAGGTTGGGTAACACTAACTGGAGGACCGAACCGACTAATGTTGAAAAATTAGCGGATGACCTGTGGCTGGGGGTGAAAGGCCAATCAAACCGGGAGATAGCTGGTTCTCCCCGAAAGCTATTTAGGTAGCGCCTCGTGAACTCATCTCCGGGGGTAGAGCACTGTTTCGGCTAGGGGGCCATCCCGGCTTACCAACCCGATGCAAACTGCGAATACCGGAGAATGTTATCACGGGAGACACACGGCGGGTGCTAACGTCCGTCGTGAAGAGGGAAACAACCCAGACCGCCAGCTAAGGTCCCAAAGTCATGGTTAAGTGGGAAACGATGTGGGAAGGCCCAGACAGCCAGGATGTTGGCTTAGAAGCAGCCATCATTTAAAGAAAGCGTAATAGCTCACTGGTCGAGTCGGCCTGCGCGGAAGATGTAACGGGGCTAAACCATGCACCGAAGCTGCGGCAGCGACACTATGTGTTGTTGGGTAGGGGAGCGTTCTGTAAGCCGTTGAAGGTGTGCTGTGAGGCATGCTGGAGGTATCAGAAGTGCGAATGCTGACATAAGTAACGATAAAGCGGGTGAAAAGCCCGCTCGCCGGAAGACCAAGGGTTCCTGTCCAACGTTAATCGGGGCAGGGTGAGTCGACCCCTAAGGCGAGGCCGAAAGGCGTAGTCGATGGGAAACAGGTTAATATTCCTGTACTTGGTGTTACTGCGAAGGGGGGACGGAGAAGGCTATGTCGGCCGGGCGACGGTTGTCCCGGTTTAAGCGTGTAGGTGTGTGCTCCAGGCAAATCCGGTGCACTTTAACACTGAGGCGTGATGACGAGGCACTACGGTGCTGAAGTGACAAATGCCCTGCTTCCAGGAAAAGCCTCTAAGCATCAGGTAACACGAAATCGTACCCCAAACCGACACAGGTGGTCAGGTAGAGAATACCAAGGCGCTTGAGAGAACTCGGGTGAAGGAACTAGGCAAAATGGTGCCGTAACTTCGGGAGAAGGCACGCTGATATGTAGGTGAAGTGGTTTACCCATGGAGCTGAAATCAGTCGAAGATACCAGCTGGCTGCAACTGTTTATTAAAAACACAGCACTGTGCAAACACGAAAGTGGACGTATACGGTGTGACGCCTGCCCGGTGCCGGAAGGTTAATTGATGGGGTTATCCCTCGGGAGAAGCTCTTGATCGAAGCCCCGGTAAACGGCGGCCGTAACTATAACGGTCCTAAGGTAGCGAAATTCCTTGTCGGGTAAGTTCCGACCTGCACGAATGGCGTAATGATGGCCAGGCTGTCTCCACCCGAGACTCAGTGAAATTGAACTCGCTGTGAAGATGCAGTGTACCCGCGGCAAGACGGAAAGACCCCGTGAACCTTTACTATAGCTTGACACTGAACACTGGTCCTTGATGTGTAGGATAGGTGGGAGGCTTTGAAGTGTGGACGCCAGTCTGCATGGAGCCGCCCTTGAAATACCACCCTTTAATGGCTGGTGTTCTAACGTGGGCCCGTAATCCGGGTTGCGGACAGTGTCTGGTGGGTAGTTTGACTGGGGCGGTCTCCTC comes from the Citrobacter koseri ATCC BAA-895 genome and includes:
- the hemG gene encoding menaquinone-dependent protoporphyrinogen IX dehydrogenase → MKTLILFSTRDGQTREIASYLASELKELGIWADVINLHRTEELDWQSYDRVVIGASIRYGHYHAAFQEFVKKHATRLNAMPSAFYSVNLVARKPEKRTPQTNSYARKFLMSAQWRPDLCAVIAGALRYPRYRWYDRLMIKLIMKMSGGETDTSKEVVYTDWEQVANFARDIAQLTNKSLAK